In Zingiber officinale cultivar Zhangliang chromosome 6A, Zo_v1.1, whole genome shotgun sequence, a single genomic region encodes these proteins:
- the LOC121994108 gene encoding uncharacterized protein LOC121994108 isoform X3 — MCTSHRSLWVFLIRLVVSCCTKKMRANPKNRQNKNTFMDLPPYDTKNPLVQVAGDDFYSKYRVNHVDKDGFVPVKKVNISRNDDQISSRKLTAYNEEGQDGLSQMQTAEDYSSRRKNNGSTKKEQFARTPYAQPKKKVSLRKLLGEDFVASHSNLILSDSKGCEGVDGSSMKKIDMLPVSNIDKEKIADQQEVQLRGDVNAQDLKEPNSRKEDPVHESESVLPTNYGSTAFRTATTNQEVHEPSSPTLEGKNEPLMEEDGCWIQESETMHCNSNNKVESCRGEDLMLESESSLQVNYGFVASKTATGNQEIHELTLLALQGKNEALVGENKSCVRESDTMYCNADKGENGSPQMEPTCFDINAQVPKATNGFISIKCRGKREGPVDELKSISPSEAATTWKGNNETLAQEDQTHGGSRSALVDRSNEEEIPDEWQCPRKAKADIGPPMKQLRLDRWFRLLNSRSRII, encoded by the exons ATGTGTACGAGTCACCGGAGTCTTTGGGTCTTCCTGATCCGATTGGTAGTTTCATGCTGCACCAAGAAGATGAGAGCGAACCCCAAGAACCGCCAGAAT AAGAACACTTTCATGGATCTTCCACCATACGACACCAAGAATCCACTTGTCCAAGTTGCAGGTGATGATTTTTACAGCAAATATCGAGTGAATCATGTTGATAAGGACGGTTTCGTGCCTGTAAAGAAGGTGAATATATCTAGAAACGATGATCAAATTTCTTCAAGGAAATTAACTGCATACAATGAAGAGGGGCAGGATGGTCTCTCGCAAATGCAAACAGCTGAAGACTATTCAAGCAGGAGGAAGAACAATGGAAGCACTAAAAAAGAGCAATTTGCAAGAACTCCCTATGCACAACCAAAGAAAAAAGTGAGCTTGCGGAAGCTTCTTGGTGAGGATTTCGTCGCTAGTCATTCAAACTTGATATTATCAGATTCAAAAGGATGCGAGGGTGTCGATGGAAGTTCCATGAAGAAGATTGATATGTTGCCGGTCAGTAACATCGATAAGGAAAAAATTGCTGACCAGCAGGAGGTTCAGTTACGGGGTGATGTCAATGCTCAAGATCTGAAAGAACCAAATAGTAGAAAAGAAGATCCTGTACATGAATCGGAATCAGTCTTGCCAACGAATTATGGTTCCACTGCTTTTAGGACTGCAACAACTAATCAAGAGGTGCATGAGCCGTCATCACCCACATTGGAGGGCAAGAATGAACCTTTGATGGAGGAAGACGGATGCTGGATTCAAGAAAGTGAGACTATGCATTGCAATTCTAACAACAAGGTTGAAAGCTGTAGAGGAGAAGATCTTATGCTTGAATCAGAGTCAAGTTTGCAGGTGAATTATGGATTTGTAGCTTCTAAGACTGCAACAGGTAATCAAGAGATACATGAACTGACATTGCTCGCATTGCAGGGCAAGAATGAAGCTTTGGTGGGGGAGAACAAAAGTTGTGTTCGAGAAAGTGATACCATGTATTGCAATGCTGATAAGGGTGAAAATGGTAGCCCACAGATGGAACCAACATGTTTCGATATAAATGCTCAAGTGCCAAAAGCAACAAATGGCTTCATCTCGATAAAGTGCAGAGGCAAAAGAGAAGGTCCTGTTGACGAACTGAAATCAATTTCCCCGTCTGAGGCTGCTACAACTTGGAAAGGGAACAATGAAACATTGGCACAGGAGGACCAAACTCATGGTGGAAGCAGAAGTGCtttggtggatagatctaatgAAGAAGAAATCCCTGATGAATGGCAATGTCCCCGGAAGGCAAAAGCTGATATAGGTCCTCCGATGAAGCAACTCCGGCTAGATCGCTGGTTTCGGCTGCTTAACAGCCGTTCCAGGATCATATAG
- the LOC121994108 gene encoding uncharacterized protein LOC121994108 isoform X2: MAQSPDLSRQHSQGLKDRFLPFSLPSQPPDITNWFSSYVYESPESLGLPDPIGSFMLHQEDESEPQEPPECEKNTFMDLPPYDTKNPLVQVAGDDFYSKYRVNHVDKDGFVPVKKVNISRNDDQISSRKLTAYNEEGQDGLSQMQTAEDYSSRRKNNGSTKKEQFARTPYAQPKKKVSLRKLLGEDFVASHSNLILSDSKGCEGVDGSSMKKIDMLPVSNIDKEKIADQQEVQLRGDVNAQDLKEPNSRKEDPVHESESVLPTNYGSTAFRTATTNQEVHEPSSPTLEGKNEPLMEEDGCWIQESETMHCNSNNKVESCRGEDLMLESESSLQGKNEALVGENKSCVRESDTMYCNADKGENGSPQMEPTCFDINAQVPKATNGFISIKCRGKREGPVDELKSISPSEAATTWKGNNETLAQEDQTHGGSRSALVDRSNEEEIPDEWQCPRKAKADIGPPMKQLRLDRWFRLLNSRSRII; this comes from the exons ATGGCGCAATCGCCTGATCTCTCTCGGCAGCATTCCCAG GGCTTGAAAGATCGCTTTTTGCCATTCTCCTTGCCCTCCC AACCTCCGGATATCACCAATTGGTTCTCGAGCTATGTGTACGAGTCACCGGAGTCTTTGGGTCTTCCTGATCCGATTGGTAGTTTCATGCTGCACCAAGAAGATGAGAGCGAACCCCAAGAACCGCCAGAATGTGAG AAGAACACTTTCATGGATCTTCCACCATACGACACCAAGAATCCACTTGTCCAAGTTGCAGGTGATGATTTTTACAGCAAATATCGAGTGAATCATGTTGATAAGGACGGTTTCGTGCCTGTAAAGAAGGTGAATATATCTAGAAACGATGATCAAATTTCTTCAAGGAAATTAACTGCATACAATGAAGAGGGGCAGGATGGTCTCTCGCAAATGCAAACAGCTGAAGACTATTCAAGCAGGAGGAAGAACAATGGAAGCACTAAAAAAGAGCAATTTGCAAGAACTCCCTATGCACAACCAAAGAAAAAAGTGAGCTTGCGGAAGCTTCTTGGTGAGGATTTCGTCGCTAGTCATTCAAACTTGATATTATCAGATTCAAAAGGATGCGAGGGTGTCGATGGAAGTTCCATGAAGAAGATTGATATGTTGCCGGTCAGTAACATCGATAAGGAAAAAATTGCTGACCAGCAGGAGGTTCAGTTACGGGGTGATGTCAATGCTCAAGATCTGAAAGAACCAAATAGTAGAAAAGAAGATCCTGTACATGAATCGGAATCAGTCTTGCCAACGAATTATGGTTCCACTGCTTTTAGGACTGCAACAACTAATCAAGAGGTGCATGAGCCGTCATCACCCACATTGGAGGGCAAGAATGAACCTTTGATGGAGGAAGACGGATGCTGGATTCAAGAAAGTGAGACTATGCATTGCAATTCTAACAACAAGGTTGAAAGCTGTAGAGGAGAAGATCTTATGCTTGAATCAGAGTCAAGTTTGCAG GGCAAGAATGAAGCTTTGGTGGGGGAGAACAAAAGTTGTGTTCGAGAAAGTGATACCATGTATTGCAATGCTGATAAGGGTGAAAATGGTAGCCCACAGATGGAACCAACATGTTTCGATATAAATGCTCAAGTGCCAAAAGCAACAAATGGCTTCATCTCGATAAAGTGCAGAGGCAAAAGAGAAGGTCCTGTTGACGAACTGAAATCAATTTCCCCGTCTGAGGCTGCTACAACTTGGAAAGGGAACAATGAAACATTGGCACAGGAGGACCAAACTCATGGTGGAAGCAGAAGTGCtttggtggatagatctaatgAAGAAGAAATCCCTGATGAATGGCAATGTCCCCGGAAGGCAAAAGCTGATATAGGTCCTCCGATGAAGCAACTCCGGCTAGATCGCTGGTTTCGGCTGCTTAACAGCCGTTCCAGGATCATATAG
- the LOC121994108 gene encoding uncharacterized protein LOC121994108 isoform X1, with translation MAQSPDLSRQHSQGLKDRFLPFSLPSQPPDITNWFSSYVYESPESLGLPDPIGSFMLHQEDESEPQEPPECEKNTFMDLPPYDTKNPLVQVAGDDFYSKYRVNHVDKDGFVPVKKVNISRNDDQISSRKLTAYNEEGQDGLSQMQTAEDYSSRRKNNGSTKKEQFARTPYAQPKKKVSLRKLLGEDFVASHSNLILSDSKGCEGVDGSSMKKIDMLPVSNIDKEKIADQQEVQLRGDVNAQDLKEPNSRKEDPVHESESVLPTNYGSTAFRTATTNQEVHEPSSPTLEGKNEPLMEEDGCWIQESETMHCNSNNKVESCRGEDLMLESESSLQVNYGFVASKTATGNQEIHELTLLALQGKNEALVGENKSCVRESDTMYCNADKGENGSPQMEPTCFDINAQVPKATNGFISIKCRGKREGPVDELKSISPSEAATTWKGNNETLAQEDQTHGGSRSALVDRSNEEEIPDEWQCPRKAKADIGPPMKQLRLDRWFRLLNSRSRII, from the exons ATGGCGCAATCGCCTGATCTCTCTCGGCAGCATTCCCAG GGCTTGAAAGATCGCTTTTTGCCATTCTCCTTGCCCTCCC AACCTCCGGATATCACCAATTGGTTCTCGAGCTATGTGTACGAGTCACCGGAGTCTTTGGGTCTTCCTGATCCGATTGGTAGTTTCATGCTGCACCAAGAAGATGAGAGCGAACCCCAAGAACCGCCAGAATGTGAG AAGAACACTTTCATGGATCTTCCACCATACGACACCAAGAATCCACTTGTCCAAGTTGCAGGTGATGATTTTTACAGCAAATATCGAGTGAATCATGTTGATAAGGACGGTTTCGTGCCTGTAAAGAAGGTGAATATATCTAGAAACGATGATCAAATTTCTTCAAGGAAATTAACTGCATACAATGAAGAGGGGCAGGATGGTCTCTCGCAAATGCAAACAGCTGAAGACTATTCAAGCAGGAGGAAGAACAATGGAAGCACTAAAAAAGAGCAATTTGCAAGAACTCCCTATGCACAACCAAAGAAAAAAGTGAGCTTGCGGAAGCTTCTTGGTGAGGATTTCGTCGCTAGTCATTCAAACTTGATATTATCAGATTCAAAAGGATGCGAGGGTGTCGATGGAAGTTCCATGAAGAAGATTGATATGTTGCCGGTCAGTAACATCGATAAGGAAAAAATTGCTGACCAGCAGGAGGTTCAGTTACGGGGTGATGTCAATGCTCAAGATCTGAAAGAACCAAATAGTAGAAAAGAAGATCCTGTACATGAATCGGAATCAGTCTTGCCAACGAATTATGGTTCCACTGCTTTTAGGACTGCAACAACTAATCAAGAGGTGCATGAGCCGTCATCACCCACATTGGAGGGCAAGAATGAACCTTTGATGGAGGAAGACGGATGCTGGATTCAAGAAAGTGAGACTATGCATTGCAATTCTAACAACAAGGTTGAAAGCTGTAGAGGAGAAGATCTTATGCTTGAATCAGAGTCAAGTTTGCAGGTGAATTATGGATTTGTAGCTTCTAAGACTGCAACAGGTAATCAAGAGATACATGAACTGACATTGCTCGCATTGCAGGGCAAGAATGAAGCTTTGGTGGGGGAGAACAAAAGTTGTGTTCGAGAAAGTGATACCATGTATTGCAATGCTGATAAGGGTGAAAATGGTAGCCCACAGATGGAACCAACATGTTTCGATATAAATGCTCAAGTGCCAAAAGCAACAAATGGCTTCATCTCGATAAAGTGCAGAGGCAAAAGAGAAGGTCCTGTTGACGAACTGAAATCAATTTCCCCGTCTGAGGCTGCTACAACTTGGAAAGGGAACAATGAAACATTGGCACAGGAGGACCAAACTCATGGTGGAAGCAGAAGTGCtttggtggatagatctaatgAAGAAGAAATCCCTGATGAATGGCAATGTCCCCGGAAGGCAAAAGCTGATATAGGTCCTCCGATGAAGCAACTCCGGCTAGATCGCTGGTTTCGGCTGCTTAACAGCCGTTCCAGGATCATATAG